TTCTGCCCCGGCTGGCCAGCGGCGAGTGGCTCGGCTGCTTCGGCCTTACCGAGCCCGACCACGGCTCGAACCCCGGTGGCATGACCACCAATATCCGGGAGGAAGGCGACCACTACGTGCTGAACGGCGCGAAGCTCTGGATATCGAACTCGCCCGAGTGCCAGGTGGCCGTGGTGTGGGCCAAAAACGAGCAGGGCCGCATCAAAGGCGTGCTTGTGGAGCGCGGCATGGCGGGCTTTACTACCCCCGAAATCCATAATAAATGGAGCCTGCGCGCTAGCATCACCGGCGAGCTGGTGTTTGATAACGTTATCATTCCGAAAGAGAATATTCTGCCCAACATCGAAGGCCTGCGCGGCCCGTTGAGCTGCCTCGACTCGGCTCGCTTCGGCATCGCGTGGGGTGCCATCGGCGCAGCCATCGACTGCTACGAGTCGGCCCTAAAGTACAGCCTGGAGCGCGAGCAGTTCGGCAAGCCCATTGCCGCTTTCCAGCTCCAGCAAAAAAAGCTGGCCGAGATGATTACCGACATTACCAAAGCCCAGCTATTAGCTTGGCGCTTAGGGGTTTTAAAGAATGAAGGCAAAGCCACCAGCGCCCAAATCTCGATGGCCAAGCGCAACTCCGTGGAAATGGCCCTGCGCGTAGCCCGCGAAGCCCGCCAGATTCACGGCGGCATGGGCATCACCGGCGAATACCCCATCATGCGCCACATGATGAATCTGGAATCAGTGATTACCTACGAGGGCACGCACGATATTCACCTGCTCATTACGGGCGCGGATATCACGGGTATTCAGGCATTTAAGTAGGGTAACTGAGATTGTTAAATGGAGTTAGAAATCGTTAATTATCTTATTAAGGAATACTCTCACTTGTTGCCGAGGCTGGAAACGCTGGCGCTGAAACATGTGCTTCATAGTGAAAAGCTGCCTGTTGATGCTGAAGGGAAAGTGCACGCCGAAACGCGCGCACTTATGTTGCGAGTCGGTTGGTTGTCAGATGATGAAGAGGTCCTGCTTTTGATGCGCGATGGGAGGGCCGCCTTGCGAGAAAGAATCGCTACTAAAATCTACGCAGAGTATGGAGGTGAAATATTGCTGAACAACTGTTCGCAATGCCGACGGCTAGCTCGAACCCCCCGCGCCAAGCAGTGTCGTTATTGCGGCTACGACTGGCACTAAACCGATGGCCGTAATTGTACCCACATATACGCCGCCCGCCAGCCCCGACTGGGCTAGTAGCGCCAGTACCTGCGATATAAACAGCTTCACCGTGTCGTACTTCAAATTCAGAACATCGAGAAAAATGACTGCAACGGAGTAGCGCTGCCAATTCTGCTCGTAGCACATCTTCTTATCGGCAGTTAGAAAAGCTTCAAATTTATGCTCTACTAGCAACTTCAGCAGTTCGCCGTTTTTCTTGCCGCGCCAGTCTATATCCTGTATCGTGAGCGCATCGTGCAACGGTACCAAGCGGTGCGAAAGCCGCCTGGGTAGTTGCTCGTCAAGCAGCAGCTTAACAGGGCGGGAGCTTATCGGCGAAAGAAAAATCAATCTGGGCCGGTGCCACGTGGAAGGCGGCCGGCAGCAAGGCAGCCTGCACGGCCTGTAAAACGCCTGCGGCCTGCTCGCGGGTCACGCTAGGGAAATCGTAGAGAAACATGGTTAGCGGCTCGTCGTCGCCAAGGTAGTCGAATAGCGCCTGAATAGGCACGCGCGTACCCGTAAAAACCAGCGTACCACCCGTTATTTCCGGGTCAATGGTGATGAGGTCGGTGCGTAGCATGGGAAATATACGAAAACCCGTCCGAACGGTCG
The genomic region above belongs to Hymenobacter psoromatis and contains:
- a CDS encoding acyl-CoA dehydrogenase family protein; this translates as MSSIADVLSPEVKAHTAQQGSTNANGFTDYFDLDGLLTEENILVRQSIRDFVKKEISPNIEQWAQQAHFPSEIVRKFGEVGAFGPTIPAEYGGGGLDYISYGLIMQEIERGDSGMRSTASVQGSLVMFPIYAYGSEAQRQKFLPRLASGEWLGCFGLTEPDHGSNPGGMTTNIREEGDHYVLNGAKLWISNSPECQVAVVWAKNEQGRIKGVLVERGMAGFTTPEIHNKWSLRASITGELVFDNVIIPKENILPNIEGLRGPLSCLDSARFGIAWGAIGAAIDCYESALKYSLEREQFGKPIAAFQLQQKKLAEMITDITKAQLLAWRLGVLKNEGKATSAQISMAKRNSVEMALRVAREARQIHGGMGITGEYPIMRHMMNLESVITYEGTHDIHLLITGADITGIQAFK
- a CDS encoding DUF5615 family PIN-like protein — its product is MIFLSPISSRPVKLLLDEQLPRRLSHRLVPLHDALTIQDIDWRGKKNGELLKLLVEHKFEAFLTADKKMCYEQNWQRYSVAVIFLDVLNLKYDTVKLFISQVLALLAQSGLAGGVYVGTITAIGLVPVVAAITTLLGAGGSS
- a CDS encoding DUF433 domain-containing protein, producing MLRTDLITIDPEITGGTLVFTGTRVPIQALFDYLGDDEPLTMFLYDFPSVTREQAAGVLQAVQAALLPAAFHVAPAQIDFSFADKLPPC